A genomic segment from Chitinophaga niabensis encodes:
- a CDS encoding chitosanase, translated as MITTAQKKKIIEIVNVFETGSREGKYDALVIFPDGKGGSRQITYGRSQTTEQGNLRNLLERYIELDGTFASAFEPFMPKVGKVPLVDNQVFKQLLKDSGKQDPVMRAAQDEIFEVLYFQPAFHFFNAEGFTLPLSLLVIYDSYIHSGSVPSLLRNRFAERTPVRGGNEKVWVEDYSEVRRDWLATHKRKILHATAVRPKTFLAQMAKGNWDLSAPVTTQGITIP; from the coding sequence ATGATAACAACAGCGCAAAAAAAGAAGATCATAGAGATCGTCAACGTGTTTGAAACCGGCTCCCGCGAAGGGAAGTATGATGCATTGGTGATCTTCCCCGATGGAAAAGGCGGCAGCCGCCAGATCACTTATGGCCGCAGCCAGACAACAGAGCAGGGCAACCTGCGCAATCTGCTGGAAAGATACATCGAGCTGGATGGCACTTTTGCCTCAGCCTTCGAGCCCTTTATGCCCAAAGTGGGAAAGGTACCTCTCGTGGATAACCAGGTGTTCAAACAACTCCTGAAAGATAGCGGGAAGCAGGACCCTGTTATGCGGGCTGCACAGGACGAAATATTTGAAGTGCTGTATTTTCAGCCTGCTTTTCATTTCTTCAACGCAGAAGGTTTTACACTGCCGCTTAGCTTATTGGTGATCTACGACAGCTACATACATTCCGGTTCAGTTCCTTCGTTACTGCGTAATCGTTTTGCAGAACGTACGCCCGTAAGAGGAGGAAATGAAAAGGTGTGGGTGGAAGATTATTCGGAAGTCCGCCGCGACTGGCTGGCCACCCATAAGCGCAAGATCCTGCATGCAACAGCCGTGCGGCCCAAAACATTCCTGGCACAAATGGCAAAAGGGAACTGGGACCTCTCAGCTCCGGTTACAACACAAGGCATTACGATACCATAA